From Apis mellifera strain DH4 linkage group LG5, Amel_HAv3.1, whole genome shotgun sequence, the proteins below share one genomic window:
- the LOC406145 gene encoding secapin isoform X1: MKNYSKNATHLITVLLFSFVVILLIIPSKCEAVSNDMQPLEARSADLVPEPRYIIDVPPRCPPGSKFIKNRCRVIVP, encoded by the coding sequence atgaAGAACTATTCAAAAAATGCAACACACTTAATTACTGTTCTTCTATTCAGCTTTGTtgttatacttttaattattccatcaAAATGTGAAGCCGTTAGCAATGATATGCAACCATTGGAAGCACGATCTGCTGATTTAGTCCCGGAACCAAGATACATTATTGATGTTCCTCCTAGATGTCCTCCAGGTTCTAAATTCATTAAGAACAGATGTAGAGTCATAGTGCCTTAA
- the LOC406145 gene encoding secapin preproprotein (The RefSeq protein has 2 substitutions compared to this genomic sequence) → MKNYSKNATHLITVLLFSFVVILLIIPSKCEAVSNDRQSLEARSADLVPEPRYIIDVPPRCPPGSKFIKNRCRVIVP, encoded by the coding sequence atgaAGAACTATTCAAAAAATGCAACACACTTAATTACTGTTCTTCTATTCAGCTTTGTtgttatacttttaattattccatcaAAATGTGAAGCCGTTAGCAATGATATGCAACCATTGGAAGCACGATCTGCTGATTTAGTCCCGGAACCAAGATACATTATTGATGTTCCTCCTAGATGTCCTCCAGGTTCTAAATTCATTAAGAACAGATGTAGAGTCATAGTGCCTTAA
- the LOC102655788 gene encoding uncharacterized protein LOC102655788, giving the protein MLLLTSGFFVILIVQLPITLARFMVNDELDKLPDELRIVSSELKPPEIKLELLKDLKDKKNMGTIEYIITYDDNTELKNGNINDYIVKNNIEKNLKKDINERHHKNEKNKLSSKRIISNMNECPKNQKLDHFGKCRQIFHFT; this is encoded by the exons ATGTTACTTTTAACAAGTGGTTTCTTTGTTATTCTCATTGTTCAATTGCCAATAACATTGGCAAGATTTATGGTCAACGATGAGTTGGACAAATTACCTGATGAGTTGAGAATTGTGTCATCAGAGTTGAAACCTCCGGAAATTAAGCTCGAATTGTTAAAAGACttgaaggataaaaaaaatatgggtACAATAGAATACATAATTACGTATGATGACAACACAGAGTTGAAGAATGGAAACATTAATGACTAcatagtgaaaaataatatcgaaaaaaacttGAAGAAAGACATCAATGAAAGACATcacaaaaacgaaaaaaataaattatcttctaaAAGGATTATTAGCAATATGAATGAATGTCCCAAGAATCAAAAATTAGATCATTTCGGAAAGTGTAGACAGATCTTTCA TTTCACATGA